In a single window of the Terriglobus roseus genome:
- a CDS encoding XdhC family protein, translated as MSLKERRDVVGLCQAAGSGASGVLFSLVAVRGSSYRRSGARLLALPDGRAAGTLSGGCLEAELLRRSAWFIRDGARLEHFSTSFDDTAEIPYGLGCGGELDLLAEPLHAPEAVALADALHATLNGEHRTIATLLPQDGQPLQRFVMDAHGDVLFASESIETEDIVEYRRTALRAAHGSMTGRIFTERIDPAQRLVIFGAGEDARPLAQLAHAMGWAVAVVDSRADRAATSRFPSAEQVLVATDVASVPVHAHDAAVLMTHSYEQDRRLLAELLPLQPRYLGVLGARHRSALLLSEAAELAGLPLADALERTHAPIGLELGGDGPEAVALSIVAQLQRIFTQDTAPPYNRSAETVAPRRMSLDDLEHLLADGPARPAVENCAIYTENEIYVETVISTSPADRPGVNG; from the coding sequence ATGAGCCTCAAGGAACGCCGTGATGTCGTGGGACTGTGCCAGGCAGCCGGGTCCGGCGCGAGCGGCGTGCTGTTCAGCCTGGTGGCTGTACGTGGATCGTCCTACCGGCGATCCGGCGCACGGCTGCTGGCGCTGCCGGATGGACGCGCTGCCGGAACCTTGAGCGGTGGCTGCCTGGAAGCGGAACTACTGCGGCGTTCCGCCTGGTTCATTCGCGATGGCGCGCGCCTGGAACACTTCAGCACATCCTTCGATGACACTGCGGAGATTCCGTACGGCCTGGGCTGCGGCGGCGAGTTGGACCTGCTGGCAGAGCCACTCCATGCACCCGAAGCCGTCGCGCTCGCAGACGCCCTGCATGCCACCTTAAACGGCGAGCATCGCACCATCGCCACGCTGCTCCCGCAGGACGGTCAGCCGCTACAGCGCTTCGTGATGGATGCGCATGGCGATGTGCTCTTTGCGAGTGAATCTATCGAGACAGAAGACATTGTGGAGTACCGCCGAACCGCATTGCGCGCAGCGCACGGGAGTATGACAGGCCGCATCTTCACGGAGCGGATCGATCCGGCGCAGCGCCTGGTCATCTTTGGCGCGGGTGAGGATGCTCGCCCGCTGGCTCAACTGGCGCATGCGATGGGATGGGCTGTGGCCGTGGTGGACAGCCGTGCGGACCGTGCTGCGACCTCCCGCTTTCCTTCAGCAGAACAAGTACTTGTTGCGACCGATGTGGCCTCCGTGCCGGTGCACGCACACGACGCCGCCGTGCTGATGACGCATTCGTATGAGCAGGACCGGCGACTGCTGGCAGAGCTGCTGCCTCTGCAGCCTCGCTACCTGGGCGTACTGGGCGCGCGCCACCGGTCTGCTCTGCTGTTATCGGAAGCCGCCGAGCTAGCCGGACTGCCGTTGGCCGATGCACTGGAGCGCACGCATGCTCCCATTGGACTGGAACTGGGCGGGGACGGACCAGAGGCTGTGGCCCTCTCCATCGTCGCGCAGTTACAGCGAATCTTCACGCAGGACACGGCACCGCCATATAACCGCAGCGCCGAGACTGTCGCGCCAAGACGCATGTCTTTGGATGATCTTGAACATCTGCTTGCGGACGGGCCCGCGCGTCCCGCGGTAGAGAACTGCGCGATCTACACGGAAAACGAAATTTATGTGGAGACCGTGATTTCAACGTCGCCGGCAGACCGACCTGGGGTTAACGGATGA
- a CDS encoding nucleotidyltransferase family protein translates to MSRKVAALVLAAGGSSRLGQPKQLVEYHGERLIDRAIRIAREAGASPIFVVLGAEYESILKVLTPFDSTIRILINKGWKRGMASSIALGASAAERVGADDLLILTCDQVSVTREHLKKLMESSRREHVVASYYWERRGIPALFPDFAFHALQELTGDTGARDLLQDDAVFTVPLPGGEFDVDTPGDLERLRAMEHDAGHKRDTTSPEPEGNPSATAGTSGF, encoded by the coding sequence ATGAGCCGCAAGGTGGCCGCACTGGTGCTGGCGGCCGGCGGATCTTCGCGTCTGGGCCAGCCGAAACAACTGGTGGAATATCACGGGGAGCGCCTGATCGATCGCGCCATCCGCATCGCGCGGGAGGCGGGTGCCTCGCCAATCTTCGTCGTGCTGGGTGCCGAGTACGAAAGCATCCTGAAAGTGCTGACCCCGTTTGACAGCACCATACGCATCCTGATCAACAAGGGATGGAAGCGCGGTATGGCTTCATCCATTGCGCTGGGTGCATCGGCCGCGGAGCGCGTGGGCGCGGACGATCTGCTGATATTGACCTGTGACCAGGTCTCAGTGACGCGGGAACACCTGAAGAAACTGATGGAGTCGTCGCGTCGCGAGCATGTGGTGGCCTCGTACTACTGGGAACGGCGCGGCATTCCCGCGCTGTTTCCGGACTTCGCCTTTCACGCTCTGCAGGAACTGACCGGCGATACGGGCGCACGCGATCTGCTGCAGGACGACGCTGTCTTCACGGTACCGCTGCCCGGCGGCGAATTCGACGTGGATACGCCGGGAGACCTCGAACGCCTGCGCGCGATGGAGCACGACGCCGGCCACAAACGGGACACCACCAGCCCTGAACCAGAGGGCAATCCGTCAGCGACGGCAGGCACGTCTGGCTTCTGA
- the crtI gene encoding phytoene desaturase family protein translates to MDKRVVIVGAGPGGLASAMLLASSGVDVTIVEKRDHVGGRTSTFEQDGFHFDYGPTFFLYPRVLREIFAASGYSLEREVPMVRLDPQYRLVFGQGGELLATGDQERMKAAVARLCPADAKNLDRFMRDNRDKLQKFLPFLESPFEGWSDLLKPGMLKLLPILAPWRSLDDELRQYFSDERIRLGFSFQSKYLGMSPFRCPGLFSILSFLEYEYGVFHPIGGCGAITRAMAHICEEMGVKILCDEAVEGIEFTGRKATGVKTAKRQLKADAVVMNAEFAEAARRLIPQHLRSRWSDDKIEKKDHSCSTFMLYLGIEGRYDDVSHHTIYLSKDYRGNLHDIEKNHMLSADPSIYVQNASVSDDTLAPQGMSSLYVLAPVTHGCDGVNWERDVAPFRERVLDQMGSIGMGDVRKRIRTERVLTPANWAAEFALHKGSTFSMAHSLKQMLHLRPHNRFEETEGVYLAGGGTHPGSGLPVIFESARISAQLMLDDMGLKHAWNFDRSAFDQSHLQDRDLAVQ, encoded by the coding sequence TTGGACAAGCGTGTTGTCATAGTGGGTGCGGGACCGGGCGGACTGGCATCTGCCATGTTGCTGGCGTCGTCGGGCGTTGATGTCACGATCGTTGAGAAGCGCGACCACGTGGGCGGTCGCACCAGTACGTTCGAGCAGGACGGCTTCCACTTCGACTACGGTCCAACTTTCTTTCTATATCCGCGCGTTCTGCGGGAGATCTTCGCGGCTTCCGGCTACTCGCTGGAGCGTGAAGTACCCATGGTGCGACTGGATCCGCAGTACCGCCTGGTCTTCGGCCAGGGTGGTGAACTACTTGCGACCGGCGATCAGGAGCGCATGAAGGCCGCAGTCGCGCGGCTGTGTCCTGCCGATGCGAAGAATCTCGACCGCTTCATGCGGGATAACCGCGACAAGCTGCAGAAGTTCCTGCCCTTCCTGGAGTCGCCCTTCGAAGGCTGGAGTGACCTGCTGAAGCCGGGCATGCTAAAGCTGCTGCCCATCTTGGCGCCATGGCGTTCGCTGGATGACGAACTGCGGCAGTACTTCAGCGATGAACGCATCCGGCTGGGCTTCTCCTTCCAGTCAAAGTACCTGGGCATGTCGCCCTTCCGCTGTCCGGGCCTGTTCTCCATCCTGTCGTTCCTCGAGTATGAGTATGGTGTCTTCCATCCCATCGGCGGCTGCGGCGCCATCACGCGCGCCATGGCCCACATCTGCGAAGAAATGGGTGTCAAGATTCTCTGCGACGAAGCTGTCGAAGGCATCGAGTTCACCGGTCGCAAGGCAACGGGTGTGAAGACCGCAAAGCGTCAACTGAAGGCGGACGCCGTTGTGATGAACGCCGAGTTCGCCGAAGCTGCGCGACGGCTGATTCCACAGCATCTGCGTTCGCGCTGGTCCGACGACAAGATCGAGAAAAAGGACCATTCCTGCTCGACCTTCATGCTCTACCTCGGTATCGAGGGGCGCTACGACGACGTCTCGCACCACACCATCTACCTGTCGAAGGACTATCGCGGCAACCTGCACGACATTGAAAAGAACCATATGCTGTCGGCTGATCCCTCGATCTATGTACAGAACGCCAGCGTCAGCGATGACACACTCGCACCGCAGGGTATGAGTTCCCTGTACGTCCTTGCGCCCGTGACACACGGCTGCGATGGCGTGAACTGGGAGCGCGATGTTGCCCCCTTCCGCGAACGCGTGCTGGACCAGATGGGCAGCATCGGCATGGGCGATGTACGCAAGCGCATCCGCACGGAACGCGTTCTGACACCGGCCAACTGGGCGGCAGAGTTCGCCCTGCACAAGGGCAGCACCTTCAGCATGGCGCACAGCCTGAAACAGATGCTGCACCTTCGGCCGCACAATCGGTTTGAAGAGACCGAGGGTGTCTACCTCGCAGGCGGCGGCACGCACCCGGGTTCGGGTCTTCCTGTGATCTTTGAGTCTGCTCGCATCTCCGCGCAGTTGATGCTGGATGACATGGGTCTCAAGCACGCGTGGAACTTCGATCGATCCGCCTTCGACCAGTCGCATCTGCAGGACCGCGACCTCGCAGTGCAATAG